From a region of the Gossypium raimondii isolate GPD5lz chromosome 10, ASM2569854v1, whole genome shotgun sequence genome:
- the LOC105778397 gene encoding GDSL esterase/lipase At5g14450, translating to MVFARLIFAGILISLLSNRVAAMAADLPPCKFKAIYNFGDSNSDTGAISAAIFPRQWPNGETFFRKPAGRVCDGRLIIDFIAERLGLPLLSSYLDSIGSNFRHGANFAAGGSTIVPQNKTIAESGLSPFALNVQIFQFDQFKARTSDLYKEKKKHSCRNQVLPRSKEFGDALYAVDIGQNDIAYGLRTVGDAQLLASIPDIITQLVLAVQHLYTQGARTFWIHNTGPIGCLPSTLLTITNPPPGFLDNHGCVKSQNDIAQEFNRQLKSRVMKLRTDLPHAAITYVDIYAAKYGLISSSKQHGFVEARKICCGYHKNGIDVGCGGILALPNGTQISGPSCEDPSTYISWDGVHYTEAANHWIASRLMNGSFSDPPVPITHACYTTS from the exons ATGGTGTTTGCAAGACTTATCTTTGCTGGGATATTGATTTCATTGCTTTCGAATAGGGTGGCTGCCATGGCCGCGGATTTACCACCTTGCAAGTTCAAAGCAATTTACAACTTCGGTGATTCAAATTCCGACACCGGAGCTATATCAGCCGCCATTTTCCCTCGCCAATGGCCCAACGGTGAAACCTTCTTTCGAAAGCCAGCTGGAAGAGTCTGCGATGGgcgacttataattgatttcaTTG CTGAACGCCTTGGATTGCCGTTGTTGAGTTCGTATTTGGATTCAATCGGATCAAACTTCCGGCACGGGGCTAATTTTGCGGCAGGTGGATCAACCATAGTTCCTCAAAACAAAACTATAGCTGAGAGTGGATTAAGTCCATTTGCTCTTAATGTTCAGATATTTCAATTCGATCAATTCAAGGCACGAACTTCAGATCTTTACAAAG aaaagaaaaaacattcaTGTAGAAACCAGGTTCTTCCTCGATCTAAGGAGTTCGGAGATGCACTGTATGCGGTGGATATAGGGCAAAATGACATTGCTTACGGACTCCGGACGGTCGGTGATGCGCAGCTTCTCGCATCCATTCCCGACATCATTACACAATTGGTTCTGGCAGTGCAG CACCTATATACACAAGGAGCAAGAACGTTTTGGATACACAATACAGGCCCAATTGGTTGCTTGCCCTCTACTTTGCTCACCATCACCAATCCTCCCCCTGGGTTTCTCGACAACCATGGATGTGTCAAATCCCAAAACGACATCGCCCAAGAGTTCAACAGGCAGCTCAAAAGTAGAGTTATGAAGCTTAGGACAGATCTCCCACATGCTGCAATCACATATGTTGATATCTATGCCGCAAAATATGGACTCATCAGCAGCTCTAAACAACATG GGTTTGTTGAAGCACGAAAGATATGCTGTGGGTATCACAAGAATGGAATCGATGTGGGATGTGGGGGAATATTAGCCTTACCAAATGGGACTCAAATTTCTGGACCTTCATGTGAAGACCCTTCAACATATATCAGCTGGGATGGTGTCCACTACACTGAGGCTGCCAATCATTGGATTGCAAGTCGTTTAATGAATGGGTCATTTTCAGATCCTCCTGTTCCAATCACCCATGCTTGTTACACTACTTCATGA